The following proteins come from a genomic window of Nostoc sp. TCL26-01:
- a CDS encoding aminotransferase class IV yields MFWYNGKLIESQTLELDIYDPGLLYGATVFTTLRVYENSLDSSLTNWQAHSDRLNSSIQTLDWQQPDWQRVRQGAELMLSHFPVLRIAIFADGREWIIGRFLPENLSQMQAHGVACTIASPELYRSLPSHKTGNYLSAWLAKANAQKSNFAEAILVDAEGNWLETTTGNLWGWQNGRWWTPPLTAGILPGIFRQQLIDDWQSHQQIVREEPWTLELVKGFEAIAYTNSVVEIIPIHTVHQPTGLLRYNSYHSCFQHLRRLF; encoded by the coding sequence ATGTTCTGGTACAACGGCAAGTTAATTGAGTCTCAAACTTTAGAATTAGATATTTATGATCCGGGGTTGCTGTATGGGGCGACGGTGTTTACTACGCTGAGAGTTTATGAAAATTCCCTTGATAGTAGTTTAACTAACTGGCAGGCACATAGCGATCGCCTAAATTCCTCCATCCAAACTTTAGATTGGCAACAACCAGACTGGCAGCGTGTACGTCAAGGTGCAGAATTAATGCTGTCACACTTTCCGGTTCTCAGAATCGCCATCTTTGCTGATGGGCGGGAATGGATTATCGGCAGATTTTTACCAGAAAATCTCTCGCAAATGCAAGCACATGGCGTAGCTTGTACCATTGCCTCCCCAGAATTGTATCGTAGTTTGCCCTCTCATAAAACTGGTAATTACCTGAGTGCATGGTTAGCCAAGGCTAACGCCCAAAAATCCAACTTTGCCGAGGCAATTTTAGTTGATGCTGAAGGAAACTGGCTAGAAACCACCACAGGCAACCTTTGGGGATGGCAGAATGGGAGATGGTGGACACCACCGTTAACGGCGGGAATTTTACCAGGGATTTTCCGACAACAACTGATTGACGACTGGCAAAGTCATCAACAGATAGTCCGAGAGGAACCTTGGACATTAGAGTTAGTCAAAGGCTTCGAGGCGATCGCCTACACTAATAGTGTGGTGGAAATTATTCCCATACATACCGTTCACCAGCCTACAGGGTTGCTACGATATAACTCCTACCATTCATGCTTTCAACATCTCAGGAGGCTTTTTTAG
- a CDS encoding acetate kinase encodes MKVLILNAGSSSQKSCLYEIPDDAIPTEAPEPLWEGKVNWTQDRGVAEIEVKTATGATLHESIYGDSRQAHVVYMLYTLSRGATKVIGQLSEIDVVGHRVVHGGQNYRHSVIITEEVKKAIARLSNLAPAHNPAALEGIAAIEKSLGEVPQIAVFDTGFHSTLPDAAAIYPGPYEWVEQGIRRYGFHGISHQYCSTRAAQLLGQDLASLRIITCHLGNGCSLAAIKNGRSIDTTMGFTPLDGLMMGSRSGSLDPGIIVYLLRQADYSAERLDYVLNKASGLRGISGVSSDLPQVIEAITQGNYRAQLAWDIYVHHLRSGIGSMLASLGGLDVLVFTAGIGEKSAGIRQAACEAFGFMGLKLDPEKNQHQPVDQDIATADSTVRVLVIHTQEDWAIAQQCWHLLQR; translated from the coding sequence ATGAAAGTACTAATACTAAATGCTGGTTCCAGCAGCCAAAAGAGTTGCTTATATGAAATCCCCGATGATGCGATCCCCACTGAAGCACCCGAACCCTTGTGGGAAGGGAAAGTTAACTGGACTCAAGACAGGGGTGTAGCGGAAATTGAGGTGAAGACTGCTACAGGTGCAACGTTGCATGAATCTATCTATGGCGACTCCCGACAAGCACACGTCGTCTATATGCTCTATACTCTCAGTCGGGGTGCGACCAAGGTAATTGGTCAATTATCGGAAATTGATGTGGTGGGACATCGAGTGGTACATGGCGGGCAAAATTACCGCCATAGTGTGATTATCACTGAAGAAGTGAAAAAAGCGATCGCTCGTCTCTCCAACCTTGCACCAGCACATAATCCCGCCGCTTTGGAAGGGATAGCAGCGATTGAGAAAAGTTTAGGTGAAGTTCCTCAAATCGCAGTCTTTGACACTGGCTTTCACTCCACCTTACCCGATGCAGCCGCCATCTATCCCGGCCCCTATGAATGGGTAGAACAAGGTATTCGCCGCTACGGTTTTCATGGTATCAGTCATCAATACTGTTCCACCCGTGCAGCTCAACTTTTGGGTCAAGATTTAGCATCTCTACGCATTATTACCTGTCATTTAGGTAATGGCTGTTCCTTAGCCGCCATTAAAAATGGTCGCAGTATCGATACAACAATGGGTTTCACACCTTTGGATGGGTTGATGATGGGTAGTCGTTCCGGTTCCCTCGACCCAGGAATTATCGTATATTTATTACGACAAGCTGATTACTCAGCAGAAAGACTCGATTACGTGTTAAACAAAGCTTCCGGCTTAAGGGGAATCTCCGGTGTATCCAGTGATTTACCCCAGGTGATAGAAGCCATTACCCAAGGTAACTATCGCGCCCAACTAGCTTGGGATATCTACGTCCATCATCTGCGTTCTGGTATTGGTTCCATGCTAGCAAGTTTGGGCGGGCTGGATGTGTTAGTATTCACCGCAGGCATAGGTGAAAAATCCGCCGGTATTCGTCAAGCCGCCTGTGAAGCCTTTGGTTTTATGGGATTAAAACTAGACCCAGAGAAGAATCAACACCAGCCTGTTGATCAAGATATTGCCACTGCTGATTCTACAGTACGAGTGTTGGTAATTCATACTCAGGAAGATTGGGCGATCGCTCAACAATGTTGGCATCTATTACAAAGATGA
- a CDS encoding transaldolase — protein sequence MAKNLLEQLRTMTVVVADTGDIQAIEKFTPQDATTNPSLITAAAKMPEYQEIVDQTLLQAKKDAGAGASQAQIVSLAFDRLAVAFGLKILQIIPGRVSTEVDARLSYDTEATITKARELIAQYEATGLSRNRILIKIASTWEGIKAAEILEKEGIHCNLTLLFGLHQAIACAEAGVTLISPFVGRILDWYKKETGRDSYPSAEDPGVLSVTTIYNYYKKFGYKTEVMGASFRNIGEITELAGSDLLTISPSLLGELQATIGELPRKLDPAKAANADITKIAIDKATFDKMHTEDRMAYDKLDEGIKGFTKALEELEALLAARLTKLEGEVVASH from the coding sequence ATGGCTAAAAATTTACTAGAACAATTGCGGACAATGACCGTTGTGGTTGCAGATACAGGCGATATTCAAGCAATTGAGAAGTTTACACCCCAAGATGCTACCACTAATCCCTCACTGATTACGGCAGCAGCGAAAATGCCAGAATATCAGGAAATTGTTGACCAAACCTTACTCCAAGCGAAAAAAGACGCGGGTGCAGGTGCAAGCCAAGCCCAAATCGTTTCCCTCGCTTTTGACCGTTTAGCAGTCGCCTTTGGCTTAAAGATTTTACAAATTATCCCTGGTCGTGTTTCCACAGAGGTTGATGCTCGCTTATCTTACGACACCGAAGCAACTATTACCAAAGCACGGGAATTAATTGCTCAATATGAAGCGACTGGACTATCTCGCAACCGGATTTTGATTAAAATTGCTTCCACTTGGGAAGGAATCAAAGCGGCAGAAATTCTAGAGAAAGAAGGTATTCATTGTAACTTAACACTGTTGTTCGGTTTACATCAGGCGATCGCTTGTGCGGAAGCTGGTGTCACCTTGATTTCCCCCTTTGTCGGTCGGATTCTCGACTGGTACAAAAAGGAAACCGGACGCGATAGCTACCCCTCGGCGGAAGACCCTGGTGTATTGTCTGTCACCACCATCTATAACTACTACAAAAAATTCGGCTACAAAACCGAAGTCATGGGAGCTAGCTTCCGTAATATTGGGGAAATTACTGAACTTGCAGGTAGCGATTTATTAACAATTTCTCCCTCATTATTGGGTGAATTGCAAGCCACCATTGGCGAACTACCCCGCAAACTCGACCCAGCCAAAGCCGCTAATGCTGATATTACCAAGATAGCGATCGATAAAGCCACCTTCGACAAAATGCACACCGAAGACCGCATGGCCTATGACAAACTAGACGAAGGGATCAAAGGCTTTACCAAAGCGTTGGAAGAGTTGGAAGCACTACTAGCCGCAAGACTAACCAAGTTAGAAGGTGAAGTAGTAGCTAGCCATTAG
- the pyk gene encoding pyruvate kinase — MRRTKIICTVGPATSAFERLQALVDAGMNVARLNFSHGAYDFHAQTAQYLRQISAEQQKPIAIMQDLCGPKIRLGTLPPEGLMVEAGKEVTFVLQEKGNTLDELPLPLPTLFAMVRPGEPILINDGRVKLIVTDRDADRIRAVAKIGGVISTRKGVNLPATRLPVSSITEKDLQDLRFGIQLGVDWVAVSFVRSPYDLEPAQRMIEAAGATIRVIAKIERPEAVEQIDSIIEVADAIMIARGDLGVEMPIHQVPLIQKDIIRRCNRAGKPVITATQMLESMISAPDPTRAEATDVANSILDGTDAVMLSGETAVGQYPVAAVQIMHDIAVTTEKSLQEGSKHCWTHEAGGLSVTESVAEAVCRIAYETGARAILCNTTSGSTAKMVSKYRPSAPIFALTPDETAYNQLALSWGVEPLLTPPAHQAEEMFINVMNTVVRTGLVHEGDKVVITSGVPIGKSGTTSLIKVHSIGQPIAA, encoded by the coding sequence ATGCGGCGAACAAAAATTATCTGTACTGTAGGCCCTGCTACTTCGGCTTTTGAAAGATTACAGGCATTAGTAGATGCTGGGATGAATGTAGCACGGTTGAATTTTTCTCACGGTGCTTATGATTTCCATGCACAAACGGCTCAGTATTTGCGGCAAATCAGCGCGGAACAGCAAAAGCCGATCGCTATTATGCAAGATTTGTGTGGGCCGAAAATCCGCTTGGGAACTCTACCACCGGAAGGTTTAATGGTAGAAGCTGGTAAGGAAGTCACTTTTGTGTTGCAGGAAAAGGGCAATACTTTAGATGAATTGCCTTTACCTCTGCCGACTTTGTTTGCAATGGTACGACCAGGGGAACCGATCTTAATTAATGATGGTCGGGTCAAGTTGATTGTCACCGATCGCGATGCCGATCGCATCCGTGCAGTCGCCAAAATTGGCGGAGTGATCTCGACTCGCAAGGGTGTGAACTTACCCGCAACTCGTCTCCCAGTCAGTTCCATTACCGAAAAAGACTTGCAGGATTTGCGGTTTGGGATTCAGTTGGGTGTAGATTGGGTGGCGGTATCATTTGTGCGATCGCCTTATGACTTAGAACCGGCTCAACGGATGATTGAAGCTGCTGGGGCAACGATTCGGGTGATTGCCAAAATTGAACGCCCAGAAGCAGTTGAGCAAATAGACTCTATCATCGAAGTCGCTGATGCGATTATGATTGCTCGTGGTGATTTGGGTGTAGAAATGCCTATCCACCAAGTTCCGTTAATTCAAAAAGACATCATTCGCCGTTGTAATCGGGCTGGCAAGCCAGTAATTACAGCAACTCAAATGCTAGAGTCGATGATTAGCGCCCCTGATCCCACCCGCGCGGAAGCTACCGATGTAGCTAATTCTATTCTTGATGGTACAGATGCCGTGATGCTATCTGGAGAAACGGCTGTGGGACAGTATCCTGTTGCCGCCGTCCAGATTATGCACGATATCGCCGTGACTACAGAAAAGTCTTTGCAAGAAGGTAGTAAACATTGCTGGACTCACGAAGCCGGTGGTCTAAGTGTCACCGAATCGGTAGCGGAAGCAGTCTGTCGTATCGCCTACGAAACAGGCGCGCGCGCCATTCTTTGCAACACCACATCGGGAAGTACAGCGAAAATGGTGTCTAAATATCGTCCTAGTGCGCCGATTTTTGCTTTAACTCCTGATGAAACCGCCTACAACCAGCTAGCCCTTTCTTGGGGTGTGGAACCATTACTGACACCACCAGCCCACCAGGCGGAGGAAATGTTTATCAATGTGATGAACACTGTCGTCAGAACTGGTTTGGTGCATGAAGGTGACAAGGTAGTTATTACTTCTGGTGTCCCAATTGGTAAATCAGGCACAACTAGTTTAATTAAAGTGCATTCTATTGGACAACCGATCGCCGCCTAA
- the gap gene encoding type I glyceraldehyde-3-phosphate dehydrogenase, with the protein MTKLKVGINGFGRIGRLVFRAGINNPNIEFVGINDLVPPDNLAYLLKYDSTHGKLKTKIEAREDGIVIDGRFVPCVSVRNPAELPWGKLGADYVVESTGLFTDHEGASKHLQAGAKRVVISAPTKDPERVRTLLVGVNHDLFDPSKDLIVSNASCTTNCLAPIAKVINDNFGLTEGLMTTVHAMTATQPTVDGPSKKDWRGGRGAAQNIIPSSTGAAKAVALVLPELKGKLTGMAFRVPTPDVSVVDLTFKTAKATSYKEICAAVKEASEGKLAGILGYTDEEVVSTDFQGDSHSSIFDAGAGIELNANFFKVVAWYDNEWGYSNRVVDLMLSMAHREQLATV; encoded by the coding sequence TTGACGAAGTTGAAAGTTGGCATCAATGGATTTGGTCGAATCGGGCGACTTGTGTTTCGCGCTGGCATTAATAACCCTAACATCGAGTTTGTGGGTATTAACGACTTAGTACCACCAGATAACCTGGCTTACCTATTAAAATACGATTCCACTCACGGTAAGTTAAAAACCAAGATTGAAGCCAGAGAAGACGGTATTGTCATTGATGGACGCTTTGTTCCTTGTGTGTCAGTCAGGAATCCAGCCGAATTACCTTGGGGAAAATTGGGTGCAGATTACGTTGTGGAATCGACGGGATTATTTACCGACCATGAAGGCGCATCTAAGCATCTGCAAGCAGGAGCCAAGCGCGTAGTCATTTCCGCACCGACTAAAGACCCGGAAAGAGTACGGACACTGTTAGTTGGTGTCAATCATGACCTATTTGACCCCAGCAAAGATTTGATTGTCTCTAATGCTAGCTGTACCACCAACTGTCTAGCACCGATCGCTAAAGTAATTAATGATAACTTTGGTTTAACTGAAGGGTTAATGACCACAGTTCACGCCATGACTGCTACCCAACCCACGGTAGACGGCCCCAGCAAAAAAGACTGGCGCGGTGGACGCGGTGCAGCCCAAAATATTATTCCTTCTTCCACAGGTGCAGCCAAAGCCGTCGCCCTAGTATTACCAGAGTTGAAGGGTAAGTTAACTGGTATGGCCTTCCGCGTCCCCACTCCGGATGTTTCCGTAGTGGATTTAACCTTCAAAACCGCCAAAGCCACCAGTTACAAAGAAATCTGTGCAGCAGTCAAGGAAGCCTCTGAAGGCAAACTTGCTGGCATCTTAGGTTACACCGATGAGGAAGTAGTTTCCACAGATTTTCAAGGCGATAGTCACTCCAGCATCTTCGACGCAGGCGCAGGCATCGAACTCAACGCCAACTTCTTCAAGGTAGTTGCTTGGTATGACAACGAGTGGGGCTACTCCAACCGTGTAGTTGACCTGATGTTGTCAATGGCACATCGAGAGCAACTGGCTACTGTTTAA
- a CDS encoding cupin domain-containing protein: MQHLTETPVQKQARNISLESEIFIIPIERYQEFYCQQFLEATKLDYTMACHPSSAFWVVNSIKVNESENDTHFLFVSEGEVTLNSNNGEFLLRKNCFAAVPGNFSLDGIGKVLVATRLNYTGLFTIGGPIEPLGRLNYIDGCSSTVLINPLRRGEPCLNFLYVPPGVSQTPHTHPSLRIGLVAEGSGTCQVEEGTFKMEQGTVFCLPENKLHSFSAIDNSLRIIIYHPDSDVGPTDDSHTMLNNTFVGEQSAKVLDAIRTR; the protein is encoded by the coding sequence ATGCAGCACCTGACCGAAACACCAGTCCAAAAACAAGCCCGCAACATTTCTCTTGAGTCAGAAATATTTATCATTCCCATAGAGAGATACCAAGAGTTTTACTGTCAGCAATTCCTAGAGGCGACAAAACTGGATTACACAATGGCGTGTCATCCATCATCTGCTTTTTGGGTGGTCAATTCTATCAAAGTTAATGAGAGTGAAAATGACACACACTTTCTATTTGTTTCTGAGGGCGAAGTCACCCTTAACAGCAATAACGGAGAGTTTTTATTACGAAAAAACTGCTTTGCCGCAGTCCCAGGAAACTTTTCGTTAGATGGTATAGGAAAAGTGTTAGTGGCAACGCGACTTAACTACACTGGACTGTTCACAATTGGAGGGCCAATTGAACCATTAGGGCGATTGAATTATATTGATGGTTGTTCTTCAACAGTGCTGATTAATCCTTTAAGACGAGGAGAACCCTGCTTAAATTTCCTCTACGTTCCTCCAGGTGTATCGCAAACTCCCCATACTCATCCATCATTGCGGATTGGGCTGGTGGCTGAGGGTAGTGGAACCTGTCAGGTAGAAGAAGGAACATTCAAAATGGAGCAGGGAACAGTCTTCTGTCTTCCAGAAAACAAGTTACATAGCTTCTCGGCAATTGATAACTCTTTAAGAATCATTATTTATCATCCAGATTCTGATGTCGGCCCAACAGATGATTCTCATACAATGCTGAATAATACTTTTGTAGGAGAACAATCAGCCAAAGTTCTGGATGCGATTAGAACTAGATAA
- a CDS encoding low specificity L-threonine aldolase: MILLTSDTETKPTQAMRQAIATAEVGDEQKGEDPTVNQLQARVADLLGKEAALFFACGTICNFVAIKTHTRPADVVLVEQMAHIIRAESGGAAMTSGVLMEAIASERGIFTVDAVTQALARVATAPYLYSAIPRLLCVEQTHNFGGGSVWQLNQLREVCEFSRQKGLAIHMDGARLLNAVIASQTTAKDFAACVDSVWIDFTKGLGAPIGAVLAGTKEFIAEARRYKHIFGGAMRQAGIVAAGCLYALDHHVERLQEDHDNATYLAQGLSAIAGITVRDTKPETNIVFFDISRLGIDNAMFLNLLQEQGVKMGAVGDSIRAVTHLDVSRADIDFAVDAIAKVAKSSPLV; encoded by the coding sequence ATGATTTTGCTGACAAGCGATACTGAAACAAAGCCGACACAGGCCATGCGACAGGCGATCGCCACTGCGGAAGTTGGAGATGAGCAAAAAGGTGAAGATCCCACCGTTAACCAATTACAAGCACGGGTGGCAGATTTACTAGGCAAAGAAGCTGCTCTTTTCTTCGCTTGTGGAACCATTTGCAACTTTGTCGCTATTAAGACCCATACTCGCCCTGCTGACGTGGTGCTAGTAGAACAGATGGCACACATCATTCGGGCTGAGTCGGGGGGTGCAGCAATGACTTCTGGTGTATTGATGGAAGCGATCGCCAGTGAGAGAGGAATTTTTACCGTCGATGCTGTAACTCAAGCACTGGCAAGAGTAGCGACAGCACCTTATCTTTACTCGGCAATTCCCCGCTTATTGTGTGTTGAGCAAACCCACAATTTTGGTGGAGGTTCAGTTTGGCAACTCAATCAACTACGCGAGGTTTGCGAGTTCTCTCGGCAAAAAGGTTTAGCCATCCACATGGACGGGGCAAGACTTTTAAATGCCGTGATTGCATCTCAAACTACAGCCAAGGATTTTGCCGCTTGTGTTGATTCTGTCTGGATTGATTTTACTAAAGGACTAGGCGCACCAATCGGTGCGGTTCTTGCGGGTACAAAGGAATTTATCGCTGAAGCACGTCGCTACAAACACATTTTTGGTGGGGCAATGCGTCAAGCGGGGATAGTTGCAGCAGGTTGTCTCTATGCACTTGATCATCATGTTGAACGTCTGCAAGAAGACCACGACAACGCCACTTATCTGGCTCAAGGACTGAGTGCGATCGCTGGCATTACAGTTCGAGACACCAAACCTGAGACAAACATTGTGTTCTTTGATATTTCTCGACTAGGAATTGACAACGCCATGTTTCTCAATTTGTTACAAGAGCAAGGTGTCAAAATGGGAGCTGTTGGTGATTCTATTCGAGCTGTTACTCATTTAGATGTTTCACGGGCTGATATCGATTTTGCAGTTGATGCTATTGCCAAAGTTGCCAAATCCTCTCCCCTGGTATAG
- a CDS encoding phosphoketolase has product MTLASPPQIKPLTDEELQKINAYWRAANYLSVGQIYLLDNPLLREPLKIEDVKPRLLGHWGTTPGLNLIYTHLNRIIKKYDLDMIYIAGPGHGGPGLVANTYLEGTYSEYYPNISQDVEGMQKLFKQFSFPGGIPSHVAPETPGSIHEGGELGYALVHAFGAAFDNPDLIVATVVGDGEAETGALATSWHSNKFLNPVNDGAVLPILHLNGYKIANPTVLARISHEELESLFIGYGYRPYFVEGADPAIVHQQMAATLDTVIAEIQSIQREARVHGFTQRPQWPMIILRTPKGWTGPKEVDGKKTEDYWRSHQVPFGNISGKPEHLKLLEDWLKSYKPEELFDANGKLIPQLAELAPQGHRRMGDNPHANGGILLRDLKMPDFQDYAIAVPQPGRVTAEATQVTGQFLRDVMERNLDSRNFRIFGPDETASNRISGVLEVTDRTWVAQTLPEDDHLDPSGRVMEILSETCCQGWLEGYLLTGRHGFFSCYEAFIHIIDSMFNQHAKWLKTTRHIPWRRPIASLNYLLTSHVWRQDHNGFSHQDPGFIDHVINKKAEIIRVYLPPDANTLLSVTDHCLRSRQYVNVIVAGKQPALQYLDMEAAIKHCTKGIGIWKWASNDQGGDPDVVMACAGDVPTLETLAAVDILRRHFPDLKVRVVNVVDLMTLQPKTEHPHGLSSKDFDTIFTTDKPIIFAFHGYPWLIHRLTYRHTNHNNLHVRGYKEEGTTTTPFDMVVLNDLDRFHLVMDVIDRVPKLGYKAAYVKQQLQDKLIEHKHYIAKYGEDMPEISDWQWPY; this is encoded by the coding sequence ATGACTTTAGCAAGCCCTCCACAAATAAAGCCTTTAACAGATGAAGAATTGCAGAAAATTAACGCCTACTGGCGTGCAGCTAATTATCTGTCAGTTGGGCAAATATATTTATTAGACAATCCCCTATTGAGAGAACCACTGAAAATAGAAGACGTTAAACCTCGTCTCCTGGGACACTGGGGAACCACGCCGGGATTGAACTTAATTTATACTCATCTCAACCGCATCATTAAAAAGTATGATTTAGACATGATCTATATCGCCGGGCCTGGTCATGGAGGGCCTGGATTAGTTGCCAATACTTATCTAGAAGGTACATACAGTGAGTATTACCCTAACATTTCTCAAGATGTTGAGGGGATGCAGAAACTATTTAAACAATTTTCCTTTCCTGGTGGTATTCCTAGCCACGTTGCCCCGGAAACTCCCGGTTCGATTCATGAAGGTGGGGAACTGGGTTATGCTCTAGTTCATGCCTTTGGTGCAGCTTTTGATAACCCCGACTTAATTGTGGCTACTGTTGTGGGTGATGGGGAAGCGGAGACGGGTGCTTTAGCTACTAGTTGGCATTCCAACAAATTCCTTAACCCAGTGAATGATGGGGCGGTGTTGCCTATCTTGCACCTGAATGGGTATAAAATTGCTAATCCTACAGTGCTAGCACGGATTAGCCATGAAGAATTAGAGAGTCTGTTTATCGGCTATGGCTATAGACCTTACTTTGTTGAAGGTGCTGATCCGGCAATTGTCCATCAGCAGATGGCAGCAACTTTGGATACCGTGATTGCGGAAATTCAGAGTATCCAGAGAGAAGCCCGTGTGCATGGATTTACTCAGCGTCCCCAATGGCCGATGATTATTTTGAGAACTCCTAAAGGGTGGACAGGGCCAAAAGAAGTTGATGGCAAGAAAACAGAAGATTATTGGCGATCGCACCAAGTCCCCTTTGGTAACATCAGTGGTAAACCAGAACACCTAAAATTATTGGAAGATTGGCTAAAAAGTTACAAACCAGAAGAACTGTTTGATGCCAACGGTAAGTTGATACCTCAACTAGCAGAACTTGCTCCACAAGGACATCGCCGCATGGGTGACAATCCCCACGCCAACGGTGGTATCTTGTTACGTGACTTGAAAATGCCAGACTTTCAAGATTATGCGATCGCAGTTCCCCAACCAGGTAGAGTTACAGCTGAAGCGACCCAAGTCACCGGACAATTCTTGCGGGATGTCATGGAACGCAACCTAGACAGTCGTAACTTCCGCATCTTTGGCCCCGACGAAACCGCATCAAATCGCATCAGTGGAGTCTTAGAAGTCACAGATAGAACTTGGGTAGCCCAAACTCTTCCAGAAGATGACCACCTTGACCCCAGTGGACGAGTTATGGAAATCCTCAGCGAAACCTGTTGTCAAGGATGGTTAGAAGGATATCTGCTTACAGGTCGGCACGGTTTTTTCTCCTGCTACGAAGCATTTATTCACATCATTGATTCAATGTTCAACCAGCACGCCAAATGGTTGAAAACTACCCGCCACATCCCTTGGCGTAGACCAATTGCTTCTCTAAATTATTTACTCACTTCCCACGTTTGGCGACAAGATCATAACGGTTTCTCCCACCAAGACCCCGGTTTCATCGATCATGTCATCAACAAAAAAGCCGAAATTATTCGAGTGTATCTTCCCCCAGATGCCAATACCCTGTTATCAGTTACAGACCATTGTTTAAGAAGTCGGCAATACGTCAATGTCATCGTTGCAGGTAAACAACCCGCACTACAATACCTCGACATGGAAGCAGCAATTAAACACTGTACCAAAGGTATTGGTATTTGGAAATGGGCTAGTAACGACCAAGGTGGTGATCCGGATGTAGTCATGGCTTGTGCGGGAGATGTTCCCACCTTAGAAACCTTAGCCGCCGTTGATATTCTACGTCGTCATTTCCCTGACTTAAAAGTGCGGGTAGTCAACGTTGTCGATTTAATGACACTACAACCAAAAACCGAACATCCCCACGGTTTAAGTTCCAAAGACTTCGACACAATTTTCACCACCGATAAGCCCATCATCTTTGCCTTTCATGGCTATCCTTGGCTAATCCATCGCCTCACCTATCGCCACACCAACCACAATAACCTCCATGTACGCGGTTACAAGGAAGAAGGCACTACCACCACCCCCTTTGATATGGTTGTGCTTAATGATCTCGATCGCTTCCACTTAGTCATGGACGTAATCGATCGCGTCCCCAAACTAGGTTACAAAGCCGCCTATGTCAAGCAACAACTGCAAGACAAACTCATCGAACACAAACACTACATTGCTAAATATGGCGAAGATATGCCAGAAATTAGTGACTGGCAGTGGCCTTATTGA
- a CDS encoding type 1 glutamine amidotransferase domain-containing protein, with protein MSAKVLIVLTSHDQLGNTGNATGFYLAEVSHPVDVFNRAGFTVSYVSPKGGKAPMIGVDLNDPINQAFLDNPENVAQVENTLRPEQIDPAQFDAIFYAGGHGTMWDFPNNQDIAKIAATIYEQGGVIGAVCHGPAGLVNLKLSDGTYLVAGKKISCFTDAEEEAVGLSEIVPFLLAPKLIEQGATHTKVANFQKHVVVSDRLVTGQNPASATGVAEQMVQLLTSVAV; from the coding sequence ATGTCTGCAAAAGTCTTGATTGTGTTAACAAGTCACGACCAACTTGGCAATACAGGTAACGCTACTGGCTTTTATTTAGCTGAAGTTAGTCATCCAGTTGACGTATTTAATCGTGCAGGGTTTACTGTTAGTTATGTCAGTCCCAAGGGTGGTAAAGCGCCGATGATTGGTGTCGATCTAAACGATCCCATTAATCAAGCATTTCTAGACAATCCTGAAAATGTCGCTCAAGTAGAAAATACACTCCGTCCAGAGCAAATTGATCCTGCCCAATTTGACGCTATTTTTTATGCAGGTGGACACGGGACAATGTGGGACTTCCCCAACAATCAAGATATTGCCAAGATTGCCGCTACCATTTATGAGCAAGGGGGTGTGATTGGTGCTGTCTGTCATGGGCCAGCAGGCTTAGTCAATTTGAAGTTGTCTGACGGCACATATCTAGTAGCAGGTAAAAAGATTTCTTGCTTCACAGATGCAGAAGAAGAAGCCGTGGGATTATCTGAAATTGTGCCATTTTTACTAGCGCCAAAATTAATTGAACAAGGTGCAACCCATACTAAGGTAGCAAACTTTCAAAAGCACGTAGTTGTGAGCGATCGCTTAGTAACAGGACAAAATCCTGCATCCGCTACCGGGGTTGCAGAACAAATGGTGCAGTTACTCACATCAGTAGCCGTGTGA